From Desulfonatronum thioautotrophicum, the proteins below share one genomic window:
- a CDS encoding transcription antitermination factor NusB, with translation MTASKRPPAGGVPPARIAALAAIRQSLKNEDVQSALDNEILRHGLEARDAALASELCYGYLRHKGRMAFGLERFLRKPGKLPPACRMALEVAAYETLFLDRVPEFATRSWVTNLARKRWGSGLAKVTTAWMTWIFAHRTDLHEPEMYLQDDDPRLFLSRYYSLPVWIVDLWIEGYGLETATRLAEAQSSPPLLGLRINPMHQRSAALARRAESFSSELEMVDALSLGCSRETARRVFPDLAVDLRDGAVSRQSLEAQRVLQHFGAGSWPEPVWDLCAGRGGKTAYLLERGQKLVRAADPHSGRLRGLLLELDRLVLPRISVVRARADAPPPWQEQPRTILLDVPCSGLGVLAPRPDTKWKRTPSDIPSLLALQEAILHQAAASLAPQGQIIYMTCTLHPAENQGVVDRFLDTNKTFAVQQHFATPHQPGVHEFFWGVVLRSRG, from the coding sequence ATGACCGCATCCAAGCGGCCGCCGGCCGGCGGCGTTCCTCCGGCCCGAATCGCCGCCCTGGCAGCTATCCGGCAATCCCTCAAAAACGAAGACGTGCAGTCCGCTCTGGACAACGAGATTCTCCGCCATGGCCTGGAGGCTCGGGATGCCGCTTTGGCTTCGGAACTGTGCTACGGCTATCTGCGCCACAAGGGCCGAATGGCCTTTGGCCTGGAGCGTTTTTTACGCAAACCCGGCAAATTGCCGCCGGCGTGCCGCATGGCCCTGGAAGTGGCCGCCTATGAGACCCTTTTTCTGGACCGGGTGCCGGAGTTCGCCACCCGGTCCTGGGTGACCAATCTGGCGCGGAAAAGGTGGGGAAGCGGATTGGCCAAGGTGACCACGGCCTGGATGACCTGGATTTTTGCGCATCGGACGGATCTGCATGAGCCGGAGATGTATCTTCAGGATGACGACCCACGGCTTTTTCTTTCCCGCTATTACTCCCTGCCCGTCTGGATCGTTGATCTGTGGATCGAGGGCTACGGCCTGGAAACGGCGACCCGGCTGGCCGAAGCCCAGTCCTCACCACCGCTTCTGGGACTGCGTATCAATCCCATGCATCAGCGCAGCGCCGCTCTGGCCCGTCGGGCCGAGTCCTTTTCATCTGAACTGGAAATGGTGGATGCTCTGAGTCTGGGATGCTCCCGGGAGACAGCCCGACGGGTCTTTCCGGATCTGGCCGTGGACCTGCGTGATGGAGCCGTCTCTCGGCAGAGCCTGGAGGCGCAACGAGTGTTGCAGCATTTTGGCGCGGGCTCTTGGCCTGAGCCGGTCTGGGACCTGTGCGCCGGCAGGGGCGGGAAGACCGCCTATCTGTTGGAGCGGGGGCAGAAGCTGGTCCGGGCCGCGGACCCCCATTCCGGCCGGTTGCGTGGCCTCCTCCTGGAACTGGATCGTCTTGTCCTGCCCAGGATTTCCGTGGTCCGGGCCCGGGCCGATGCGCCGCCGCCCTGGCAGGAGCAGCCGCGCACGATTCTCCTGGATGTACCCTGCTCCGGGCTGGGGGTTTTGGCCCCTCGGCCGGACACGAAATGGAAACGCACCCCCTCGGACATCCCCTCCCTGCTTGCACTCCAGGAGGCCATTCTGCACCAGGCTGCGGCATCCTTGGCGCCCCAGGGCCAGATCATTTACATGACCTGCACGCTTCATCCTGCCGAGAATCAGGGTGTGGTTGATCGTTTTCTGGATACCAACAAAACATTCGCTGTTCAGCAGCACTTCGCAACACCCCATCAGCCAGGCGTGCATGAATTTTTCTGGGGCGTTGTTCTGCGGTCGCGTGGATAA
- a CDS encoding DUF116 domain-containing protein: protein MPHTPGGSSGPGKSGPGQSSLGQSSPRKFPPGGNAPNGGERAANPGKRLFIGLILGTSLLLSLVLVVLWVIPYIGLRNIHAAAPWILAAVLAALVAVVLWSSIGLVLNILLGRSFPLSSRFRGITIKLFLPLMTLLGRIFNIAKDDIRLSFIKVNNELVASERGRFQPHEILLLLPHCLQNSHCPRRLTYDIRHCKRCGECPLDGLIGLAETYGIRIAIATGGTIARRIVVQNKPKLIIAVACDRDLSSGIQDTYPIPVYGVLNQRPFGPCLDTLVDLANIESALRRFLAVPSNS from the coding sequence ATGCCACACACGCCTGGAGGATCATCCGGCCCAGGGAAATCCGGCCCAGGGCAATCCAGCCTGGGGCAATCCAGCCCGCGGAAATTCCCACCGGGAGGAAATGCGCCAAATGGTGGAGAACGGGCGGCAAATCCGGGCAAGCGGCTGTTCATCGGCTTGATACTCGGGACGTCGCTCCTGCTCAGCCTGGTTCTGGTCGTTCTGTGGGTCATCCCCTATATTGGGCTGCGAAATATTCATGCAGCGGCCCCCTGGATTCTGGCCGCTGTTCTGGCGGCCCTGGTGGCCGTGGTTCTCTGGTCCTCCATCGGCCTGGTGTTGAACATTCTCCTTGGCCGCAGTTTTCCGCTCAGCTCCCGCTTTCGGGGCATTACCATCAAGCTGTTTTTACCCCTGATGACCCTGCTGGGCCGGATTTTCAACATTGCCAAGGATGACATTCGGCTGTCCTTCATCAAGGTGAACAACGAGCTGGTGGCCTCGGAGCGGGGTCGGTTTCAGCCGCATGAAATTCTGCTGCTTTTGCCGCACTGCCTGCAGAATTCCCATTGTCCCCGTCGGCTGACCTACGACATCCGCCATTGCAAGCGCTGCGGCGAGTGCCCCCTGGACGGGCTGATCGGTCTGGCCGAAACCTATGGCATCCGTATCGCCATTGCCACCGGCGGGACCATTGCCCGGCGGATCGTGGTCCAGAACAAGCCCAAGCTGATCATTGCCGTGGCCTGCGACCGGGATCTGTCCAGCGGCATCCAGGATACCTACCCCATACCGGTCTACGGAGTCCTGAACCAGCGGCCCTTTGGCCCCTGCCTGGATACCCTGGTGGATCTGGCGAACATCGAGAGCGCCCTGCGCCGGTTTTTGGCCGTGCCGAGCAACTCCTGA